From one Lotus japonicus ecotype B-129 chromosome 3, LjGifu_v1.2 genomic stretch:
- the LOC130747017 gene encoding uncharacterized protein LOC130747017 yields MSSAPPPSASPVWSRHSSCLGACEFAVFDNHAYGDSIPDFVTEWLRLNPASSVIKSSISPFISSFKAAKCNHVIAIMVLQSSTSNPNFSVITLSSKPDAKVIGLSFNLT; encoded by the exons ATGAGTTCAGCCCCTCCTCCCTCTGCATCTCCAG TTTGGTCTCGCCATTCAAGCTGTCTCGGCGCCTGCGAGTTTGCTGTTTTCGACAACCATGCTTACGGCGACAGCATCCCCGATTTTGTTACAGAGTGGCTGCGCCTCAACCCAGCGTCTTCTGTGATTAAATCTTCTATTTCTCCGTTTATTTCCAG CTTCAAGGCTGCAAAATGCAATCATGTCATCGCTATCATGGTCCTTCAGAGCTCTACTTCAAACCCTAATTTCTCCGTTATAACGCTCAG CTCAAAACCAGATGCAAAAGTGATTGGGCTCAGTTTCAATCTCACCTAA
- the LOC130742952 gene encoding uncharacterized protein LOC130742952 isoform X2 encodes MLRVVRSSAPRFFTTAPPRFSVRSIADSAAPFHKIQIQREDTKFDAYVVGKHDAPGIVVLQDWLGVDNEIKDHALRISQLGRGFKALIPDLHRGNAKQLFRGRDWTAFYGVPCSLDGNGRFPVQAHFGELDEFVGFSDVTAVKRLEEKLKDSGAPHEIHIYPGKRHAFMNMRMHDEDDAAVQLAWSRFQSWMTTYLYS; translated from the exons ATGTTGAGAGTTGTGAGATCATCCGCTCCCAGATTCTTCACTACAGCCCCTCCTCGTTTCTCAGTTCGTTCCATCGCTGATTCTGCTGCTCCTTTCCACAAAATCCAGATTCAAAGGGAAGACACT AAATTTGATGCATATGTTGTTGGCAAGCACGACGCGCCGGGAATTGTTGTGCTTCAGGACTGGTTGGGTGTAGATAATGAAATAAAAGATCATGCATTGAGGATTTCTCAGCTTGGGCGTGGATTTAAAGCTCTTATTCCAGA TCTGCATAGAGGAAACGCAAAGCAATTGTTTCGTGGTCGTGATTGGACAG CTTTCTATGGCGTTCCTTGTTCCTTGGATGGCAATGGCAGATTTCCTGTTCAGGCTCACTTTGGGGAGCTGGACGAATTTGTTGGCTTTTCGGATGTTACG GCTGTGAAAAGATTGGAGGAGAAATTGAAGGATTCTGGAGCTCCACATGAGATACACATATATCCTGGCAAAAGACATGCATTTATGAACATGAGAAtgcatgatgaagatgatgctgCAGTCCAGCTCGCCTGGTCTCGCTTCCAGTCGTGGATGACAACTTACTTGTATAGTTAG
- the LOC130742952 gene encoding uncharacterized protein LOC130742952 isoform X1, whose amino-acid sequence MLRVVRSSAPRFFTTAPPRFSVRSIADSAAPFHKIQIQREDTKFDAYVVGKHDAPGIVVLQDWLGVDNEIKDHALRISQLGRGFKALIPDLHRGNAKQLFRGRDWTGTIEDVISSVNWLKNNGSEKVGVTGFRMGGALAIASSNMISDLNVDAIVAFYGVPCSLDGNGRFPVQAHFGELDEFVGFSDVTAVKRLEEKLKDSGAPHEIHIYPGKRHAFMNMRMHDEDDAAVQLAWSRFQSWMTTYLYS is encoded by the exons ATGTTGAGAGTTGTGAGATCATCCGCTCCCAGATTCTTCACTACAGCCCCTCCTCGTTTCTCAGTTCGTTCCATCGCTGATTCTGCTGCTCCTTTCCACAAAATCCAGATTCAAAGGGAAGACACT AAATTTGATGCATATGTTGTTGGCAAGCACGACGCGCCGGGAATTGTTGTGCTTCAGGACTGGTTGGGTGTAGATAATGAAATAAAAGATCATGCATTGAGGATTTCTCAGCTTGGGCGTGGATTTAAAGCTCTTATTCCAGA TCTGCATAGAGGAAACGCAAAGCAATTGTTTCGTGGTCGTGATTGGACAGGTACTATTGAGGATGTTATTTCTTCAGTTAACTGGCTTAAAAACAATGGTTCGGAGAAG GTTGGTGTGACTGGCTTTCGTATGGGGGGTGCTCTCGCTATTGCCAGCTCTAACATGATTTCTGATTTAAACGTTGATGCGATTGTAGCTTTCTATGGCGTTCCTTGTTCCTTGGATGGCAATGGCAGATTTCCTGTTCAGGCTCACTTTGGGGAGCTGGACGAATTTGTTGGCTTTTCGGATGTTACG GCTGTGAAAAGATTGGAGGAGAAATTGAAGGATTCTGGAGCTCCACATGAGATACACATATATCCTGGCAAAAGACATGCATTTATGAACATGAGAAtgcatgatgaagatgatgctgCAGTCCAGCTCGCCTGGTCTCGCTTCCAGTCGTGGATGACAACTTACTTGTATAGTTAG
- the LOC130747018 gene encoding uncharacterized protein LOC130747018 produces MGFVSKLVDAILFLFFLVIAIVAPLFDAQSCLPLSYYPDFLLDLNKWYTQEYGDYLVVDKPHFFVGLVWHELLFLWPLSLLNLYAILFSKPWFNTTCLIFGVSISTSMVAVLSEMIGSQKASEKLLAMYYPFMGLGVLAVLRGVLAHSSKSASAIGKRSAMARKKRA; encoded by the exons ATGGGTTTCGTGTCGAAGCTCGTAGACGCCATTCTCTTCCTGTTCTTCCTTGTGATAGCAATAGTAGCTCCTCTGTTTGATGCTCAGTCATGTCTCCCTCTCTCTTACTACCCTGATTTCCTTCTCGACCTTAACAAATGGTACACACAAGAGTATGGTGACTACCTTGTTGTTGACAAACCCCATTTCTTCGTTGGTCTTGTTTGGCATGAGCTTCTCTTCCTATGGCCTCTTTCGCTTCTCAACCTCTATGCCATCTTGTTTTCTAAGCCATGGTTCAACACCACTTGCTTGATCTTTGGTGTCTCTATCTCCACTTCCATG GTTGCTGTATTATCAGAAATGATAGGTTCCCAAAAGGCATCTGAGAAGCTATTAGCAATGTACTACCCTTTCATGGGTTTGGGTGTTTTAGCTGTTCTGCGAGGCGTGCTTGCACACTCCTCCAAGTCTGCTTCAGCTATTGGCAAGAGATCTGCAATGGCGAGGAAAAAGCGAGCTTGA
- the LOC130747019 gene encoding septum-promoting GTP-binding protein 1, protein MPQLCREVGNSTTLRRRFHHRVSLLRRCILRVLHHFLVCSGRKPTNAAYRMLHPHVALPSPSPPPDFSAVEAGLGGVLVAPPPVFHTHDFESDLVSLKISLLGDCQIGKTSFLVKYVGDEKEQGELQRKGLNQMDKTLVVEGARISYCIWEVQGDGKTDDQMPIACKDSVAILIMFDLTSRCTLNSVLGWYKEARKWNQTAIPVLIGTKFDDFIQLPIDLQWTIASEARTYAKALNATLFFSSATYNINVNKIFKFITAKLFDLPWTVERNLTVGEPIIDF, encoded by the exons atGCCTCAGTTATGCCGGGAAGTTGGTAACTCCACCACGCTCCGGCGGCGGTTTCACCACCGTGTCTCGTTGCTCCGGCGATGTATCCTCCGTGTCCTCCACCATTTTCTTGTCTGCTCTGGGAGGAAGCCTACCAATGCTGCCTATAGGATGCTGCATCCGCATGTGGCATTGCCTTCTCCGTCGCCGCCGCCGGATTTTTCTGCTGTTGAGGCTGGCCTTGGAGGGGTGCTGGTTGCGCCTCCGCCTGTGTTTCATACTCATGATTTTGAATCTGATTTGGTTTCCCTCAAAATCAGCTTGTTGGGTGACTGCCAAATCGGAAAAACCAGCTTTTTG GTGAAGTATGTTGGGGATGAAAAAGAGCAGGGAGAATTGCAGAGGAAAGGGCTAAATCAGATGGACAAAACTTTGGTTGTGGAAGGGGCACGTATATCCTATTGTATCTGGGAAGTACAAG GGGATGGAAAAACAGATGACCAAATGCCAATTGCTTGCAAGGACTCTGTGGCAATTTTGATTATGTTTGATCTAACAAGTCGATGCACATTAAACAG TGTTCTGGGATGGTACAAAGAAGCAAGGAAATGGAATCAG ACTGCAATTCCAGTGTTGATAGGAACCAAATTTGATGATTTCATTCAGCTCCCAATTGATCTGCAATGGACCATCGCCAGTGAG GCAAGAACATATGCAAAGGCCCTCAATGCCACTCTATTCTTTTCCAGTGCAACTTACAACATCAATGTGAACAAGATCTTCAAGTTCATCACTGCGAAGCTCTTTGACCTGCCATGGACAGTGGAAAGGAATCTAACTGTTGGGGAGCCCATCATTGATTTCTGA
- the LOC130747020 gene encoding glutamate receptor 3.4-like: MVISRTLFLLVFCLWIPLEVVGRTGPSTTPMSSISSRPKVVKLGALFPLDSVIGRSARPAIMAAVDDVNSNTSILAGIELQVIVHDTNCSGFIGTVEALQLMENDVVAVVGPQSSGIGHIISHVANELHVPLLSFGATDPTLSALQYPYFVRTTQSDYYQMFAIADLVDYYKWREVIAIYVDDDNGRNGIAVLGDALSRKRAKISHKAAFPPGATKSEISELLSGVNLMESRVYVLHVNPDSGLAIFSIAKELKMMGNGYVWITTDWLPSMLDSLERVETSTVNLLQGVVAFRHHIPDTDLKKNFISRLKSLKDKETANFNSYAFYAYDSVWLAARALDVYLNEGGNLSFSNDPRLHETEGSMLHLASLRTFSGGQQFLQTILGMNFTGLRGQVEFDMDRNLIHPAYDVLNVVGAELHKIGYWSSHSGLSVVAPEILYVKNSSNTSSTSSHQLYSVIWPGEAKTTPRGWVFPNNGKKLRIAVPNRVSFKEFVAKGKNPPWVQGYSIDIFEAALKLLPYPVPRQYILYGNGERNPNYNQLVERVAQNNFDAAVGDVTIVTNRTRIVDFTQPFMPSGLVIVVPFKEEKSNPWSFLVPFSTQMWCVTGAFFLFVGTVVWILEHRLNHEFRGPPRKQLITVFWFSFSTMFFSHRENTVSTLGRLVLILWLFVVLIINSSYTASLTSILTVRQLSSQIEGIDSLISSNQPIGIQEGSFARKYLIDELNIPESRIVTLKNMQGYIDALQRGPIGGGVAAIVDERPYIEVLMSSTKCKFTTVGEEFTKSGWGFAFQRDSPLAVDLSTAILQLSENGNMQKIHDKWLSIKGCVTNGVDSNTLSLTSFWGLFTICGIACVLALIVFSARVCCQYNKSLKSEEDDEEIQPTSSRRTSRTSSFKDLIVFADKKETEIKEILRQSKKRRHSNSLDLQSISTHLKSPSAL; this comes from the exons ATGGTTATCAGCAGAACATTGTTCCTTTTGGTTTTCTGCTTGTGGATTCCCTTGGAAGTGGTAGGGAGGACAGGACCTTCAACTACCCCTATGAGTTCTATTTCTTCAAGGCCAAAGGTTGTGAAATTAGGAGCCTTGTTTCCTTTGGACTCTGTCATTGGAAGATCAGCTAGACCTGCAATTATGGCCGCCGTTGATGATGTTAATTCTAATACAAGCATTCTTGCCGGCATTGAACTCCAAGTTATTGTACATGATACAAACTGTAGCGGGTTTATTGGAACAGTGGAAG CTCTGCAgttgatggagaatgatgtggTAGCTGTTGTTGGTCCTCAGTCATCTGGAATAGGCCATATCATCTCTCATGTTGCTAATGAACTCCATGTACCTCTTCTGTCATTTGGGGCAACTGATCCAACTCTATCAGCTCTGCAATACCCGTATTTTGTACGTACTACGCAGAGTGACTATTATCAGATGTTTGCAATTGCAGATTTAGTTGATTATTACAAATGGAGGGAGGTGATTGCCATTTATGTAGATGATGATAATGGAAGGAATGGAATTGCTGTATTGGGTGATGCTCTGTCAAGGAAACGCGCCAAGATCTCTCACAAGGCTGCATTCCCTCCTGGAGCCACAAAAAGTGAGATCAGTGAGTTGTTAAGTGGAGTAAACTTGATGGAATCGCGGGTCTATGTTCTTCATGTTAATCCTGATTCTGGTCTTGCAATCTTTTCTATTGCCAAAGAGCTAAAAATGATGGGCAATGGTTATGTTTGGATCACTACAGATTGGCTTCCTTCTATGCTGGACTCGTTAGAGCGAGTTGAGACTAGCACAGTGAATCTTTTACAAGGGGTTGTGGCTTTTCGTCATCATATTCCTGATACTGATCTTAAGAAGAATTTTATCTCAAGATTGAAAAGCCTTAAGGACAAGGAGACTGCAAACTTCAATTCATATGCATTTTATGCATATGATTCTGTTTGGTTGGCAGCTCGCGCCCTTGATGTTTATCTTaatgaaggtggaaatctaTCTTTTTCCAATGACCCTAGGTTGCATGAAACAGAAGGAAGCATGTTGCATTTAGCATCGCTTCGTACTTTTTCTGGTGGTCAACAGTTTCTGCAGACAATTTTGGGGATGAACTTCACTGGTCTGCGCGGTCAAGTTGAGTTTGACATGGACAGGAATTTAATCCATCCAGCATATGATGTTCTTAATGTTGTTGGTGCTGAATTGCATAAAATTGGTTACTGGTCTAGTCACTCTGGTCTTTCAGTTGTGGCTCCTGAAATTTTATATGTGAAAAACTCATCTAATACCTCTTCAACAAGTAGTCATCAACTTTACAGTGTGATATGGCCTGGAGAGGCCAAAACTACACCTAGGGGATGGGTATTTCCCAACAATGGAAAGAAACTGAGAATAGCAGTTCCAAACCGAGTAAGCTTCAAGGAGTTTGTTGCTAAAGGTAAGAATCCCCCATGGGTACAAGGCTATTCCATCGATATCTTTGAAGCAGCCTTAAAGTTGTTGCCTTATCCTGTGCCGCGACAGTATATATTATATGGAAATGGTGAAAGGAATCCTAACTACAACCAGCTTGTGGAACGGGTTGCACAGAAT AACTTTGATGCAGCTGTTGGAGATGTTACAATTGTGACAAATAGGACAAGGATTGTGGATTTTACTCAACCTTTCATGCCATCAGGGCTTGTTATTGTTGTTCCTTTCAAGGAGGAGAAGTCAAATCCTTGGTCTTTCCTTGTGCCATTCTCTACCCAAATGTGGTGTGTCACTGGTGCTTTCTTTCTTTTCGTCGGAACTGTTGTGTGGATTCTCGAGCACCGTCTCAATCATGAGTTTCGTGGTCCACCAAGGAAACAACTTATTACAGTCTTTTG GTTTAGTTTCTCAACAATGTTTTTCTCACACA GAGAGAACACTGTGAGTACTCTTGGGAGATTGGTGCTAATCTTATGGCTTTTTGTGGTGTTAATCATCAATTCAAGCTACACAGCTAGCTTGACATCCATCCTCACAGTGAGGCAACTATCATCACAGATTGAAGGGATTGACAGCTTGATCTCGAGTAATCAACCAATCGGAATCCAAGAAGGGTCGTTTGCGCGGAAGTATCTGATAGATGAGCTCAACATACCCGAATCTAGGATAGTTACTTTGAAAAACATGCAGGGCTACATTGATGCCCTTCAGCGTGGCCCGATAGGTGGAGGGGTTGCAGCAATTGTTGATGAGCGTCCTTATATTGAGGTCTTGATGTCCAGCACCAAATGCAAGTTCACAACTGTTGGGGAAGAGTTCACAAAAAGTGGCTGGGGATTT GCATTCCAGAGGGATTCTCCCCTTGCTGTTGACTTGTCAACTGCTATCCTCCAACTCTCTGAAAATGGGAACATGCAAAAGATTCATGACAAATGGCTTAGCATCAAGGGGTGTGTAACCAATGGTGTTGATTCAAACACGCTATCTCTGACAAGCTTCTGGGGCCTTTTTACTATATGTGGCATTGCATGTGTCCTTGCTCTGATTGTATTCTCTGCTAGAGTGTGCTGTCAATATAACAAGAGCCTCAAGTCTGAGgaggatgatgaagaaattCAACCAACCAGTTCCAGAAGGACAAGTAGAACTTCTAGCTTCAAGGACTTGATCGTTTTTGCAGATAAAAAGGAAACAGAAATTAAAGAGATACTAAGGCAGAGTAAGAAAAGGAGGCACAGCAATAGCTTGGACTTGCAATCCATTTCCACCCACCTAAAGTCACCCTCTGCATTATGA